The Christiangramia flava JLT2011 genome has a segment encoding these proteins:
- a CDS encoding cupin domain-containing protein, with product MKLLIRLILFTLPTMVIAQSSEYSISSYKEEGTKAPNVHYIGEAWLHPILHDDDDFNYNITKAKFKANSTLDWHKHSSVQILIIVEGEAYYQERDKSPVILRTGDIIRCDKNIEHWHSSTKNSNVTYLAIYSGKEPTEWTAVLTQDEYDKVAKTLSTN from the coding sequence ATGAAGCTACTAATCAGATTGATCCTCTTTACTTTGCCAACTATGGTAATAGCTCAAAGTTCAGAATATAGTATTTCAAGTTATAAAGAAGAAGGCACCAAGGCGCCGAATGTTCATTACATTGGTGAAGCCTGGCTTCATCCGATTCTACATGATGATGATGATTTTAATTATAACATTACAAAAGCAAAATTTAAGGCGAATTCTACGTTAGATTGGCATAAACATTCGTCGGTCCAGATTCTGATAATTGTAGAGGGCGAAGCCTATTACCAGGAAAGAGATAAATCTCCGGTAATTTTAAGAACAGGAGATATTATTCGATGCGATAAAAATATTGAGCACTGGCATTCCTCGACAAAAAATTCTAATGTTACCTATTTGGCCATATATAGCGGCAAAGAACCTACGGAATGGACAGCCGTACTTACTCAGGATGAGTATGATAAAGTAGCTAAAACGCTCAGCACGAATTAA
- a CDS encoding PAS domain-containing sensor histidine kinase: MEFEPSAEILKCSPIPYYHCDINGKIISYNDAAKNVWGREPNLADDLWSGALKEYYYDGTPVQKAEHPAAQILQKSAFDTRTELRVEQPNGSLKYILLVAQPSFNKSDLVGGYFYMLDFTEFRVNNIKNASLSTIIETSDDAIITKDLQGKITSWNQAAERIFGYSEKEAIGKPITMLFPNSRLHEEDVIISQLKSGQRIDHFETIRLNKDGKPIAIELNISPIKNVHGKVIGASKVARDISEHISSHEKKEILSAIVESSDDAIISKNLDSIIISWNKGAQKIFGYTEQEAIGNSITMLIPENKLSEEVEILSKIRKGEKIDHFETVRKHKSGRDITVSITVSPLKNHKGEIVGASKVARDITQQVEYQKALEKYNRNLEILNSIGKSISEKNDFKEVLQWIVDTTYRLTNSQLVMFFYEVKSRHKVHSYAAVSGRSKHFLEDIGVSRFKDIVPKSNAQSLIFNLNDEVEILNKRKSIYEKLHSLLGSSNFMVLPLSSEHHAAGGGFIFCSNQPDYYRSQDLLLIRNIASQVSATLQNSYLFEKIKQLNAKKDEFIAVASHELKTPLTSLKGYLQLLQHTNQNPATDGFIDKSLTQVERLNGLVDDLLNMSRLDSGRLDFKKRIFDLNKVIIDVVANFKYTHPSHEILFDVQQELLVFGDAQRIEQVIINLISNAIKYSPFSNTIEITATKSVDSIIVSVRDYGIGVKEEHQKFLFDRFYRAENSTGIGGLGIGLYLSKEIIKRHKGEIGYRKPPGSGSEFYFTLPYVDDFKETNNDITKLN, translated from the coding sequence ATGGAGTTTGAACCAAGTGCAGAAATACTGAAATGTTCACCGATCCCGTACTACCACTGCGATATAAATGGCAAAATAATAAGCTATAATGATGCCGCAAAAAATGTATGGGGACGGGAGCCAAATCTTGCGGATGATCTATGGTCCGGAGCTTTAAAAGAATATTATTACGATGGAACGCCGGTACAAAAAGCGGAGCATCCAGCGGCACAAATACTTCAAAAGTCAGCGTTCGATACTAGGACGGAATTGCGAGTAGAACAACCTAATGGTAGCCTTAAATATATTCTTCTGGTTGCTCAGCCATCCTTCAACAAATCTGACCTGGTCGGGGGGTATTTTTATATGCTTGATTTTACGGAATTCCGAGTGAATAATATAAAAAATGCCAGCCTTTCGACCATAATTGAGACCTCCGACGACGCTATAATTACAAAAGATTTACAGGGGAAGATTACCAGCTGGAATCAGGCTGCCGAAAGGATTTTTGGGTATTCGGAAAAAGAAGCAATAGGAAAACCTATCACTATGTTATTCCCAAACTCACGACTTCACGAGGAGGATGTGATCATTTCTCAGTTGAAAAGTGGGCAAAGGATTGACCATTTTGAAACGATAAGGTTAAATAAGGATGGTAAACCAATAGCGATCGAACTGAATATCTCTCCAATCAAAAATGTTCATGGAAAAGTCATTGGAGCATCCAAAGTGGCCAGGGATATTAGCGAGCATATTTCTAGTCATGAAAAGAAAGAAATTCTTTCCGCAATCGTAGAGTCTTCGGATGATGCTATTATTAGCAAAAATCTGGACAGCATCATAATTAGCTGGAATAAAGGGGCGCAAAAAATATTTGGTTATACAGAGCAGGAGGCCATCGGAAATTCAATAACCATGCTGATTCCTGAAAACAAGCTCTCCGAGGAAGTTGAAATTCTTTCCAAAATAAGAAAAGGTGAAAAGATTGATCATTTCGAAACAGTTCGAAAGCATAAATCAGGCAGGGATATAACGGTTTCCATTACGGTATCCCCATTGAAAAACCATAAAGGAGAAATTGTGGGAGCCTCGAAAGTAGCACGGGATATCACACAACAGGTGGAATATCAGAAAGCCCTGGAGAAATATAACAGGAATTTAGAAATACTGAATTCAATTGGGAAATCAATTTCAGAAAAAAACGATTTTAAGGAAGTATTGCAATGGATTGTAGATACCACCTATAGATTGACCAATTCTCAATTGGTAATGTTTTTTTATGAGGTGAAATCAAGACATAAGGTGCATAGTTACGCGGCAGTGTCTGGCAGAAGTAAGCACTTTTTAGAAGATATAGGTGTTTCAAGATTTAAGGATATAGTTCCAAAGTCGAATGCACAATCCTTAATTTTTAATCTGAATGATGAAGTTGAAATTTTAAATAAAAGAAAATCGATTTATGAGAAGCTGCATTCTCTTTTAGGATCTAGTAATTTCATGGTATTGCCATTATCATCAGAGCATCATGCTGCGGGAGGTGGATTTATTTTCTGTAGTAATCAACCCGATTATTATCGTTCGCAGGATCTTTTGTTAATTCGAAATATTGCTAGCCAGGTTTCTGCAACCCTTCAAAATTCCTATTTATTTGAAAAAATAAAACAACTCAATGCAAAGAAAGATGAGTTCATTGCCGTTGCCAGTCATGAATTGAAAACTCCTCTTACTTCCTTAAAAGGATATCTTCAATTACTACAACATACTAATCAAAATCCCGCAACTGACGGCTTTATTGATAAGTCTTTAACCCAGGTGGAACGGTTAAATGGTTTAGTAGATGATCTCCTAAATATGTCTCGTTTGGACAGTGGGCGACTGGATTTTAAAAAGAGAATTTTCGATTTAAATAAGGTTATAATTGATGTAGTTGCCAATTTCAAATATACTCATCCTTCCCATGAAATTTTATTTGATGTTCAACAGGAACTTCTGGTATTTGGTGATGCTCAGCGCATCGAACAGGTAATTATCAATTTAATTTCTAATGCCATTAAATATTCTCCTTTTTCGAATACTATCGAAATAACCGCTACAAAATCTGTTGATAGTATTATTGTTTCAGTTCGTGATTACGGAATAGGAGTGAAAGAAGAACATCAAAAATTTTTATTTGATCGCTTCTATCGTGCAGAAAACTCTACTGGTATTGGTGGCCTAGGTATAGGACTTTACTTGTCTAAAGAAATTATTAAAAGGCATAAAGGGGAAATTGGATACCGCAAACCACCAGGTTCTGGCTCAGAATTTTATTTCACTCTGCCTTATGTTGATGACTTTAAGGAAACAAATAATGACATAACTAAATTGAATTAA
- a CDS encoding response regulator — protein sequence MEVVLVEDDSSIRELIESLLEINGYQVHSFANAKEFQRVNDTLFPDVYLIDYMLPDGNGLDLCKSLKANERTEKLPVIVMSAHPDLFELKGADEFLAKPFDIKDLINCIEKQL from the coding sequence ATGGAAGTAGTTCTAGTCGAAGATGATTCAAGCATACGAGAACTTATAGAATCATTATTAGAAATTAACGGATACCAAGTACATAGTTTTGCGAATGCGAAGGAATTTCAACGCGTAAACGATACTTTATTCCCCGATGTATACCTTATAGACTATATGCTGCCAGATGGCAATGGCCTGGATCTCTGTAAAAGCCTTAAAGCAAACGAAAGAACCGAAAAGCTTCCCGTAATTGTTATGTCTGCCCATCCCGATTTATTTGAACTTAAGGGAGCGGATGAATTCTTAGCAAAACCCTTTGATATTAAAGACTTGATTAATTGTATCGAAAAACAATTATAA
- a CDS encoding RsbRD N-terminal domain-containing protein produces MNLVDFIADNKSAIAEEWIKFAQKNILLTKQMNREDIKDHVIQILDRIIYDMRSSQSDVEQKIKSQGNKVLNMAETQAANDHGEQRLDAGFDFMQLSAEFRALRASVLRL; encoded by the coding sequence ATGAATTTAGTAGATTTTATAGCTGATAATAAATCAGCTATTGCAGAAGAGTGGATAAAATTTGCTCAGAAAAATATTCTCCTTACTAAGCAAATGAATCGAGAGGATATTAAGGATCATGTGATTCAAATTCTTGATCGAATCATCTATGATATGCGCAGTTCCCAGTCAGATGTCGAGCAGAAAATTAAGTCACAGGGAAATAAGGTTCTGAACATGGCTGAAACTCAAGCTGCAAACGATCATGGAGAGCAACGTTTGGATGCAGGTTTTGATTTCATGCAGTTAAGTGCCGAATTCCGTGCGCTACGTGCTAGCGTGTTGCGATTATGA
- a CDS encoding CsgE family curli-type amyloid fiber assembly protein, producing MRFRILLAILFLSFFSSEIFAQNFNKEVLPEIKKEFSHETRTYDLTLIAKNQTDRIFGLRYEWKFLLQDKSAKENSRILDGRFTLESYEVKKIEEFRLGLPPAEMVLLVLFYDENDQLISTLREIIKPNLDSEDPGNFSYQKQNEGIKLVGFVTEDTKTKAGKDFYDLFYQKYNLLPEKSDQIITISEMINFGRTTRILIKVGDQIIYQFFAQPKIDYLREQVDISIKQLVKYLEYLKTRNQMKQY from the coding sequence TTGCGGTTCCGAATACTTTTAGCAATATTATTTTTAAGTTTTTTTTCTTCAGAAATTTTTGCTCAGAATTTCAATAAAGAGGTATTACCTGAGATTAAAAAAGAATTTTCACATGAAACTAGAACTTATGACTTAACGCTTATAGCTAAAAATCAAACGGATCGAATATTTGGTTTGAGATATGAATGGAAATTTTTACTCCAGGATAAATCCGCAAAAGAAAATTCAAGGATTCTAGATGGACGGTTTACTTTGGAATCTTATGAGGTAAAAAAAATCGAAGAATTTCGCCTAGGATTACCACCTGCAGAGATGGTGCTTCTCGTTTTATTTTATGATGAGAATGACCAGCTAATTAGTACCCTTAGAGAAATTATTAAACCAAATTTAGATTCCGAAGATCCAGGTAATTTTTCCTATCAAAAACAAAATGAAGGAATCAAACTAGTGGGATTCGTTACTGAAGATACAAAGACCAAAGCAGGAAAAGATTTTTATGATCTTTTCTATCAAAAATACAATCTCTTGCCAGAAAAATCTGATCAGATAATCACTATCAGTGAAATGATCAATTTTGGTAGAACAACCAGGATTTTAATTAAAGTGGGTGATCAGATAATCTATCAGTTTTTTGCGCAACCGAAAATAGACTACCTCCGGGAACAAGTTGACATTAGTATTAAACAACTTGTTAAGTACTTAGAATACCTCAAGACCCGAAATCAAATGAAACAATACTAA
- a CDS encoding carboxypeptidase regulatory-like domain-containing protein gives MKNRLLYIVACFMLLCGCSEDTIDGYVTGDLTGKVVKEGSNDPIENVRISTNPTSSTVFTNAEGEFVLENIPEGEYSVEARKDGLLTAFEGATVYPNSNVNVIFEMSVESASNRQPTTPDLIQPEDGQENVGLVTEFMWSSSDPENDELTYQLELRNDHDDQIQIFEEIKDTTFTVDNLSYGYKYFWQVKVSDSINPTVISEINTFYTEEAPANSIFFVRTVEGNNVIFNSDLNGQESRLTELGKNSFRPRKNSSINKVAYLSDVAGETQIFIMNPDGSQKKQVTSSIPVKTIDKDKVGYSWSEDGTYIIYPHLNKLYKTTIEGGGKVIIYDSEPGRYIMDVEESYDGRFILILETDVEGYNGEISILNSLGEKVETVINGFQGVLDGIDLSVNNRLILYSRDISGYENLASRQLNSKIFIYDRESGETYNLSESKPNGTNDMDARFAPNEASVIFVNGENTLDSQKNIIQVNIEEDLSVGNNDRNIVMERAFMPEWN, from the coding sequence ATGAAAAATCGATTATTATATATTGTAGCCTGTTTCATGTTACTATGTGGTTGTAGTGAGGATACAATTGATGGATATGTAACCGGTGATTTAACAGGGAAAGTGGTCAAAGAAGGCTCTAACGATCCTATTGAAAATGTTAGAATTAGTACGAACCCGACTTCCTCTACTGTTTTTACAAATGCAGAAGGAGAGTTTGTGTTGGAAAATATACCAGAGGGCGAATATTCAGTAGAGGCTAGAAAGGATGGATTATTGACAGCTTTTGAAGGGGCAACAGTTTACCCGAATAGTAATGTGAATGTAATATTTGAGATGAGTGTGGAATCGGCAAGTAATAGACAACCTACTACTCCCGATTTAATACAGCCTGAGGATGGGCAAGAAAACGTAGGTTTAGTAACTGAGTTCATGTGGAGCTCTAGTGATCCTGAAAACGACGAATTGACTTATCAATTAGAGTTGCGGAATGATCATGATGACCAAATCCAAATCTTTGAAGAAATAAAGGATACCACATTCACAGTCGATAACCTTAGTTATGGTTATAAATACTTCTGGCAGGTGAAGGTTTCGGATAGTATTAACCCAACAGTTATTAGTGAAATTAATACATTTTATACTGAAGAAGCTCCTGCTAACAGTATATTCTTCGTAAGAACTGTTGAGGGTAATAATGTGATCTTTAATTCAGACTTGAATGGTCAGGAATCTAGATTAACAGAACTAGGAAAAAATAGTTTTAGACCTCGGAAAAATTCTTCCATAAATAAGGTGGCATATCTAAGCGATGTGGCAGGTGAAACTCAAATATTTATTATGAACCCTGATGGTTCGCAGAAAAAGCAGGTCACCAGTAGCATACCAGTAAAAACAATTGATAAGGATAAAGTGGGGTATTCATGGTCAGAAGATGGAACCTACATTATTTATCCGCATCTTAACAAGTTATATAAGACTACTATAGAAGGCGGGGGGAAAGTTATTATCTATGACTCCGAGCCAGGTAGATATATTATGGATGTGGAAGAAAGTTATGATGGTAGGTTTATCCTAATTTTGGAAACTGATGTAGAAGGTTATAATGGTGAAATTTCCATTTTGAATTCATTAGGAGAAAAAGTGGAGACAGTCATAAATGGTTTTCAGGGAGTTTTAGATGGCATCGATTTGTCTGTAAACAATCGGTTAATTCTATATAGCAGGGATATTTCTGGGTATGAGAATCTTGCTTCAAGACAATTAAACTCCAAAATTTTTATTTATGATAGAGAAAGTGGTGAAACCTATAATTTGAGCGAGAGTAAACCGAATGGAACAAATGATATGGACGCAAGGTTTGCTCCAAACGAAGCAAGTGTGATTTTTGTGAATGGTGAAAATACTTTAGATAGTCAAAAGAATATTATACAAGTAAATATTGAAGAAGACTTATCTGTAGGTAATAATGATCGTAACATCGTAATGGAAAGGGCCTTTATGCCTGAATGGAATTGA
- a CDS encoding sensor histidine kinase — protein MIRFNEAVDEIWMISLTRFQEKLNESKNLFLGILGHDLRNPISTIKGAHSLLKLSENLSEKGKKTLAYTEVSVDRMTSLINNLLELTELRLGKGMSFQKVPIDLVELSQNIIHEHELAYPQIEFVLSFDDDIHGNWDRLRLSQMMNNLITNAVKHGSSTGTVQITLRNYERHAEFAVHNNGSHIPQEVLQKIFKERFTSGNKNELKENSYGLGLLIVKEIVEGHQGEIHVESTPQTGTTFIITLPKE, from the coding sequence ATGATTCGCTTCAATGAAGCGGTGGATGAAATCTGGATGATTTCACTAACTCGATTTCAAGAAAAATTAAATGAAAGCAAGAACCTCTTCCTTGGAATTTTGGGTCACGATTTACGAAATCCTATTTCCACCATTAAAGGAGCCCATTCCTTATTAAAACTCTCAGAAAATTTATCGGAGAAAGGAAAAAAAACCCTGGCATATACCGAGGTGAGTGTGGATCGAATGACTAGCCTCATCAATAATCTACTAGAACTAACCGAGTTACGTCTGGGTAAGGGAATGAGTTTCCAAAAAGTCCCTATTGACCTAGTTGAACTGTCCCAAAATATTATTCATGAGCATGAACTAGCCTATCCTCAAATCGAATTTGTACTCAGTTTTGACGATGACATCCATGGAAACTGGGATAGGCTACGATTATCCCAAATGATGAATAATTTAATAACCAATGCCGTCAAACATGGAAGTTCCACCGGCACAGTACAAATTACTTTACGAAACTATGAAAGGCATGCTGAATTTGCCGTTCATAATAATGGCTCCCACATTCCTCAGGAAGTACTGCAAAAAATCTTTAAAGAAAGGTTTACTAGCGGTAATAAAAATGAACTCAAAGAGAATAGTTACGGTTTAGGATTATTGATCGTAAAGGAAATAGTCGAAGGTCACCAGGGTGAAATTCATGTAGAAAGTACTCCTCAGACTGGAACAACTTTTATAATAACCTTACCGAAGGAATAA
- a CDS encoding CsgG/HfaB family protein, with the protein MFYRKLLILVMLICSSCSTYFNQPTSFTEAQYGESTGITKRLQNLPKPEEKVVVGVYNFRDLTGQYKASEAGSTFSTAVTQGGTAILINALEESGWFTPIERENIGNLLNERNIIRSTRQEYEGNGESQSQLPPLLFAGVLLEGGIVSYDTNIITGGMGARYFGVGGSTQYRQDRVTVYLRAISTSSGKILKNIYISKTILSQALSGNLFKYVNFQRLMEAEVGFTRNEPVQLAVKEAIEKAVEGLIIEGLQDDLWKTKDCDEVKDKLISEYKIELEDVQEAGLYNNKFVERRFGSSLGVGIGGSIISGDYSQERLMPLVRLNYDNKFSNNFTFNLALSGFTLKNSTQFERTFLGFDTNLQYLVLPDDDFTPFIYGGPGILFGLEDDKTPSNAQSSFFKLQYGIGLDYFINEKLSFKIFGEHSLLLSDELDYRINGKRNDFIYNLGIGVSFHLGKTEQQKN; encoded by the coding sequence ATGTTTTATAGAAAACTGTTGATATTAGTAATGCTAATATGTTCATCCTGCAGTACTTATTTTAACCAGCCTACAAGCTTTACCGAAGCTCAATATGGTGAGTCTACAGGGATTACTAAACGCTTACAAAATTTACCTAAACCGGAAGAGAAGGTAGTAGTAGGAGTCTACAATTTTCGTGACTTGACCGGACAATACAAAGCTTCTGAGGCAGGAAGTACTTTTAGTACTGCCGTGACACAAGGGGGGACGGCCATTTTAATAAATGCCCTCGAGGAATCAGGCTGGTTTACCCCGATTGAACGTGAAAATATTGGAAACCTATTGAACGAGAGGAATATAATCCGTTCAACCCGTCAGGAATATGAAGGGAATGGAGAAAGTCAAAGCCAGTTGCCTCCTTTGCTTTTCGCTGGGGTTTTATTAGAGGGCGGTATAGTAAGTTATGATACGAATATAATTACGGGTGGAATGGGAGCCCGGTATTTTGGAGTGGGAGGCAGCACGCAATACAGGCAGGATAGAGTGACGGTATACCTACGAGCAATATCAACTTCTAGTGGTAAAATACTTAAGAATATTTATATCTCCAAAACAATATTATCTCAAGCACTCAGTGGCAACCTATTTAAATATGTGAATTTTCAAAGGCTCATGGAGGCGGAAGTGGGTTTCACCAGAAATGAACCTGTACAATTAGCAGTGAAAGAAGCAATTGAAAAGGCAGTGGAAGGCTTAATTATAGAAGGGTTGCAGGATGATTTATGGAAGACCAAAGATTGTGATGAAGTAAAAGATAAGCTCATTTCGGAATATAAAATCGAACTTGAAGACGTTCAAGAGGCTGGTTTATATAATAACAAATTTGTAGAACGGAGGTTTGGTAGTAGTTTAGGTGTTGGAATAGGTGGTTCTATCATAAGTGGAGACTATTCCCAGGAACGTCTGATGCCACTTGTGAGATTAAATTATGATAATAAATTCTCTAATAATTTTACTTTCAATTTGGCTCTAAGTGGTTTTACGTTAAAAAATTCAACTCAATTCGAACGCACCTTTTTAGGTTTTGATACCAATCTACAATATCTGGTATTACCTGATGATGACTTTACTCCCTTTATATATGGAGGGCCTGGAATTCTTTTTGGATTAGAGGATGATAAAACCCCATCTAATGCGCAATCCAGCTTCTTTAAATTGCAATATGGAATCGGTCTGGATTATTTTATAAATGAAAAGCTATCCTTTAAAATCTTTGGAGAACATTCTTTGTTACTCTCGGATGAGTTAGATTATAGAATAAATGGTAAGCGAAATGATTTTATTTACAATTTAGGTATTGGAGTTAGTTTTCATTTAGGTAAAACAGAACAACAAAAGAATTAA
- a CDS encoding curli production assembly/transport component CsgF, translated as MKKFFLLIILLLATVQLTTAQDLVYKPINPAFGGDTFNYQWLLSSAQAQNQFKDPDAGLDELSDLDLFEQSINSQLYSKITSQLFKDQFGEGELQEGRYTFGNLAVDIYPSEAGLVIKILDTSTGEQTQIIIPNS; from the coding sequence ATGAAAAAATTTTTTCTTTTAATTATATTATTATTAGCCACCGTGCAACTTACTACAGCGCAGGATTTGGTTTATAAACCAATTAACCCGGCGTTCGGAGGAGATACATTTAACTATCAGTGGTTACTTAGTTCGGCTCAGGCACAAAATCAATTTAAAGATCCCGATGCCGGTCTAGACGAACTCTCAGATCTCGATCTATTTGAACAAAGCATCAATTCACAGCTTTACAGTAAAATAACCAGTCAGTTATTTAAGGACCAATTTGGTGAAGGAGAGCTACAGGAAGGGCGATATACCTTTGGTAATTTAGCAGTGGATATTTACCCTTCGGAAGCTGGATTGGTGATAAAAATTTTAGATACCAGTACCGGTGAACAAACTCAAATTATCATTCCTAATAGCTAA